Proteins co-encoded in one Kribbella qitaiheensis genomic window:
- a CDS encoding ArsR/SmtB family transcription factor, producing MTGKAVPLYQAKAEFFRMLGHPVRIRVLELLQDSPRPVRELLADLAIEPSSLSQQLAVLRRYGIVVSRREGSTVVYEIASSDVAELLRVARRILTDLISGQNDLLTELRDHESSLG from the coding sequence ATGACCGGTAAGGCGGTTCCGCTCTATCAGGCCAAGGCGGAGTTCTTCCGGATGCTCGGCCATCCCGTACGAATCCGCGTGCTCGAGCTGCTGCAAGACTCACCTCGGCCGGTCCGCGAACTGCTCGCCGACCTCGCCATCGAGCCTTCCAGCCTTTCCCAGCAACTCGCCGTACTGCGGCGGTACGGGATCGTCGTGTCACGTCGTGAAGGTTCCACCGTCGTCTACGAGATCGCTAGCAGCGATGTCGCGGAGCTACTCAGAGTCGCTCGCCGGATCCTCACCGATCTGATCTCCGGCCAGAACGACCTGCTCACCGAGCTTCGCGATCACGAGTCCAGCCTCGGATGA
- a CDS encoding SulP family inorganic anion transporter: MSAPLGRVLALLPGRQDLRAMLRQPRRDLVAGVTVAVVALPLALGFGISSGVGAAAGLTTAVIAGALAAAFGGSNLQVSGPTGAMTVVLVPIMHAHGASGVLTVGLIAGLLLIALAIARAGQYMAFVPASVVEGFTLGIACVIGLQQLPAALGIEKRDGDQVVVIAARAVGEFAQHPNWTAAAIAIGVVALILVGGRWRLSLPFSLLAVVSGTLLVEATGLNTARIGALPSRLSAPSLGFLDLSTVPTLVGPAVAIAALAALESLLSAAVADGMGVSHKHDPDRELFGQGLANLVTPLFGGVPATGAIARTAVNVRSGAGSRLAALVHAAVLAAIIYTAAPLVGRIPLAALAGVLLATAVRMVEVGSVRAMARATRSDAVVLALTAIATLALDLVKAVLLGLVVAGALTLRAVARSASLRQMPLHPDLPGDHTQEERALLDEHIVAYRIDGPLLFAAHRFLLELSEVAHMSVVILRMSAVTAIDASGALVLKDAIEKLQHRGMIVLISGIKPGHHRPLDALDVIDRLRQCDRVFATTPEAITAARAHLHDAGLLVDQQSS; this comes from the coding sequence ATGAGTGCGCCCCTCGGCCGGGTTCTCGCGCTGCTGCCCGGAAGGCAGGATCTGCGGGCGATGCTCCGCCAGCCGCGGCGCGATCTGGTCGCCGGTGTCACGGTGGCAGTTGTCGCCCTGCCGCTCGCGCTCGGTTTCGGAATCTCGTCCGGAGTCGGTGCGGCCGCTGGTCTGACCACCGCGGTGATCGCCGGCGCCCTCGCCGCGGCATTCGGTGGATCCAACCTGCAGGTATCCGGTCCGACCGGAGCGATGACCGTAGTACTGGTGCCGATCATGCACGCCCACGGTGCGAGCGGAGTGCTGACGGTCGGGCTGATTGCCGGTCTCCTCCTGATCGCCCTGGCCATTGCCCGCGCCGGTCAGTACATGGCTTTCGTACCGGCTTCCGTTGTCGAAGGTTTCACGCTGGGAATCGCCTGTGTGATCGGACTCCAGCAACTTCCGGCGGCGCTGGGAATCGAGAAGCGCGACGGCGATCAGGTAGTGGTGATCGCTGCTCGGGCCGTGGGGGAGTTCGCCCAGCATCCGAACTGGACCGCTGCCGCGATCGCCATTGGAGTGGTCGCACTCATCCTGGTCGGGGGCCGGTGGCGGCTCAGTCTGCCGTTCTCCTTGCTGGCGGTAGTTTCCGGAACGCTCTTGGTCGAGGCGACTGGGCTGAACACCGCTCGAATCGGGGCCTTGCCGTCCAGGCTGTCCGCACCATCGCTGGGTTTCCTGGACCTCTCGACGGTCCCGACCTTGGTGGGTCCGGCTGTTGCGATCGCCGCGCTCGCAGCTCTGGAATCCCTGCTGTCGGCGGCTGTCGCGGACGGGATGGGAGTCAGCCACAAACACGACCCGGATCGCGAACTGTTCGGGCAAGGTCTCGCCAATCTGGTGACACCGTTGTTCGGCGGCGTACCGGCTACCGGCGCGATCGCCCGTACTGCGGTGAACGTCAGATCAGGAGCCGGTTCACGATTGGCCGCGCTCGTCCACGCCGCGGTCCTGGCCGCCATCATCTACACCGCCGCACCCCTGGTCGGACGGATCCCGCTGGCGGCGCTGGCCGGAGTACTACTGGCGACCGCGGTACGGATGGTCGAGGTCGGTTCGGTGCGGGCGATGGCCCGTGCGACCCGATCCGACGCGGTGGTCCTGGCCTTGACCGCGATCGCCACGTTGGCGTTGGACCTGGTGAAAGCAGTTCTGCTCGGGCTGGTTGTCGCCGGCGCACTGACCCTGCGGGCGGTCGCGCGGAGCGCCAGTCTGCGGCAGATGCCACTCCATCCGGACCTACCCGGCGATCACACGCAAGAGGAACGCGCGTTGCTGGACGAGCACATCGTCGCCTACCGGATCGACGGACCACTGCTGTTCGCCGCTCACCGCTTCCTCCTGGAGTTGTCCGAAGTCGCCCACATGTCGGTGGTGATCTTGCGGATGTCGGCCGTGACGGCGATCGACGCCAGCGGTGCACTGGTCCTCAAGGACGCGATCGAGAAGCTTCAGCACCGCGGCATGATCGTCCTGATCTCGGGTATCAAGCCCGGTCATCACCGGCCGCTGGATGCCCTCGACGTGATCGACCGGCTCCGGCAGTGCGACCGGGTCTTCGCCACCACTCCGGAAGCAATCACGGCCGCTCGAGCCCATCTCCATGACGCTGGACTGCTGGTCGATCAGCAGTCGTCCTAG
- a CDS encoding L,D-transpeptidase, with protein MSRRRGLVAGAVLLAVTLTGCADVAADPGTPTSPSTTPTSTPTSPSTSATPTSTPTSTPTTTPSTTAVTPSAKPTTSPTSKPTVKPPNPPKPPKPPAKPASQALLVERKLDSWGYPVGDVDGEITKRARQALCAYRETAGLPISRGPLTAADIKSVLSATAKPVPTKATGIYVNKTCLVLYQVVKNTYRRIVWVSTGGPGYETPNRTGKVWRKYAGAHESSLYEDAYMYDSLYFLKDRPGIALHGSRVNSLVKTYPASHRCVRVMRPQIHQIFAETPIGTKVQIYGKY; from the coding sequence GTGTCTCGTCGACGTGGTCTCGTTGCTGGAGCTGTCTTGCTGGCCGTCACTCTGACCGGGTGTGCCGACGTCGCGGCCGACCCAGGTACGCCGACGTCGCCAAGTACGACGCCGACCAGTACGCCGACTTCCCCGAGCACGAGCGCGACTCCCACTTCGACGCCGACCAGTACCCCGACGACGACGCCGAGCACGACCGCGGTCACCCCCAGCGCGAAGCCCACCACTTCCCCGACGAGCAAGCCGACCGTCAAGCCACCGAATCCGCCGAAGCCCCCGAAGCCCCCGGCCAAGCCGGCATCGCAGGCACTGCTGGTGGAACGCAAGCTCGACTCCTGGGGCTACCCGGTCGGCGACGTCGACGGCGAGATCACCAAGCGCGCCCGGCAGGCCCTCTGCGCCTACCGCGAAACGGCCGGACTCCCGATCAGCCGCGGCCCGTTGACCGCGGCCGACATCAAGTCGGTGCTCTCGGCAACGGCCAAGCCGGTCCCGACGAAGGCGACCGGCATCTACGTCAACAAGACGTGCCTCGTGCTCTACCAGGTCGTCAAGAACACCTACCGCCGGATCGTCTGGGTGTCGACCGGCGGACCGGGGTACGAGACGCCGAACCGCACCGGCAAGGTCTGGCGCAAGTACGCCGGCGCGCACGAGAGCAGCCTGTACGAGGACGCCTACATGTACGACTCGCTCTACTTCCTCAAGGACCGTCCGGGCATCGCCCTGCACGGCTCCCGCGTCAACTCCCTCGTCAAGACCTACCCCGCCAGCCACCGCTGCGTCCGCGTGATGCGCCCCCAGATCCACCAGATCTTCGCCGAAACCCCCATCGGCACCAAGGTCCAGATCTACGGCAAGTACTAG
- a CDS encoding GNAT family N-acetyltransferase has translation MDELRLRPVEEKDLEYFATFAVERDEVGLTWQGFRDAQAPARRFQEDGYLGTETSRLIVESGGETAGFVCWFVGSFDAKTKFWEIGIGLRPQYRGRGIGWRAQAMLTDYLFQHTPVQRIQAATQPENVAEQKSLLKAGFQFEGVIRACEFRAGDYRDAYLYSRLRSDPSVAIDQ, from the coding sequence GTGGATGAGTTGAGGCTGCGGCCGGTTGAGGAGAAGGATCTCGAGTACTTCGCGACGTTTGCCGTGGAGCGGGATGAGGTGGGGCTCACCTGGCAGGGGTTCCGGGATGCGCAGGCGCCGGCGAGGCGGTTTCAGGAGGACGGATATCTCGGGACAGAGACCAGTCGGCTGATTGTCGAGAGTGGTGGCGAGACGGCCGGGTTCGTCTGCTGGTTCGTGGGGTCTTTCGACGCCAAGACGAAGTTCTGGGAGATCGGGATCGGCCTGCGACCGCAGTACAGGGGTCGTGGGATCGGGTGGCGGGCGCAGGCGATGTTGACCGACTATTTGTTCCAGCACACGCCGGTGCAGCGGATCCAGGCGGCGACGCAGCCGGAGAACGTGGCTGAGCAGAAGTCGTTGCTGAAGGCAGGGTTTCAGTTCGAGGGTGTGATCCGGGCGTGTGAGTTCCGTGCGGGTGACTATCGCGATGCGTACCTCTACAGCCGCCTTCGCAGCGATCCATCCGTCGCCATCGACCAGTAA